In Poecile atricapillus isolate bPoeAtr1 chromosome 9, bPoeAtr1.hap1, whole genome shotgun sequence, the following are encoded in one genomic region:
- the BHLHE40 gene encoding class E basic helix-loop-helix protein 40 produces the protein MERIPSAQPPPGCLGKLPALESGDLPGLDFAHMYQVYKPRRGLKRSEDNKETYKLPHRLIEKKRRDRINECIAQLKDLLPEHLKLTTLGHLEKAVVLELTLKHVKALTNLIEQQQQKIIALQNGLQAGDLSSRNLDSSQEMFRSGFQMCAKEMLQYLAKHENGKELKSSQLVSHLHRMASEVLQGGAARKAGDIPPKLVDLKEKPAPLGAAGEGHGKNCVPVIQRTFAHSSGEQSGSDTDTDSGYGGELEKSDSKSEQPYFKKDTDLKYAVQERISSIKQETEDPPAKRSRLESPQDEGPFGSDMMGSSSSFLGPHAHQPPLCLPFYLIPPSATAYLPMLEKCWYPASVPVLYPSLPASAAALTGFMNPDKISPPLLMPQRLPSPVPAHSPIDSSALLQALKQIPPLNLETKD, from the exons ATGGAGCGCATCCCCAGCgcgcagcccccgcccggctGCCTGGGCAAACTGCCCGCCCTGGAGAGCGGAGACCTGCCGGG GCTGGACTTCGCGCACATGTACCAGGTGTACAAGCCCCGGAGGGGCTTAAAGAGGAGCGAGGACAACAAG GAAACCTACAAGCTGCCGCACCGGCTGATCGAGAAGAAGAGGCGCGACAGGATCAACGAGTGCATCGCGCAGCTGAAGGACCTGCTGCCCGAGCACCTCAAGCTGACG aCTCTAGgtcacctggagaaggctgtGGTTCTGGAGCTCACCTTGAAGCACGTGAAGGCACTGACCAATCTCAtcgagcagcagcagcagaagatcATCGCTTTGCAGAACGGTTTGCAGGCGG GTGACCTGTCATCGAGAAACCTTGATTCCAGCCAGGAAATGTTTCGATCCGGTTTCCAGATGTGTGCCAAGGAAATGCTGCAATACCTGGCAAAGCACGAGAACGGCAAGGAGCTGAAGTCGTCGCAGCTGGTCAGCCACCTGCACCGGATGGCCAGCGAGGTGCTGCAGGGCGGGGCCGCCCGCAAGGCCGGGGACATCCCTCCCAAACTGGTGGACTTGAAGGAGAAGCCGGCGCCCCTGGGCGCGGCGGGCGAGGGCCACGGGAAGAACTGCGTGCCCGTGATCCAGCGGACATTCGCTCACTCCAGCGGGGAGCAGAGCGGCAGCGACACGGACACGGACAGCGGGTACGggggagagctggagaaaagTGACTCCAAATCGGAACAGCCCTATTTCAAAAAGGATACCGACCTCAAATACGCTGTCCAGGAGAGAATAAGCTCTATTAAGCAAGAGACTGAGGACCCGCCTGCCAAAAGGAGCAGGCTGGAGTCGCCGCAGGACGAGGGCCCTTTTGGCAGTGACATGATGGgctcttccagcagcttcctggGCCCCCACGCTCACCAGCCTCCCCTGTGCCTGCCTTTCTACCTGATCCCGCCGTCCGCCACCGCCTACCTGCCCATGCTGGAGAAGTGCTGGTACCCAGCCTCGGTGCCCGTGCTGTACCCCAGCCTGCCGGCCTCTGCCGCGGCGCTGACGGGCTTCATGAACCCCGACAAAATCTCCCCCCCTCTGCTGATGCCCCAGAGACTCCCTTCTCCTGTACCGGCCCATTCCCCCATCGACTCCTCGGCTCTGCTTCAAGCTTTGAAGCAAATTCCTCCTTTGAACTTGGAAACCAAAGACTGA